In a single window of the Falco rusticolus isolate bFalRus1 chromosome 13, bFalRus1.pri, whole genome shotgun sequence genome:
- the LOC119156848 gene encoding microtubule-associated proteins 1A/1B light chain 3C-like: MQPSPSTSQTFKQRKSLATRMHEVAQIRIKYPNKIPVVVERYQKEKTLPPLTRTKYLVAQDLPLSQFTVTLRTRLCLASSQTFFLLVNDKGLPNMAITMQELYRDHRDEDGFLYLTYASQEMFGASSSAASWEVSGGASSLTASSNALQEVSSSASSNTSPSALQEASGGASSLTASSHATSQEASGDASSNDSSS; the protein is encoded by the exons atgcagccaagccccagcacctcccagacattcaagcagaggaaaagcctTG ccaCCAGGATGCATGAGGTAGCACAGATCCGGATCAAGTACCCCAACAAGATCCCA GTGGTCGTGGAGCGTTACCAGAAGGAGAAGACGTTGCCTCCCTTGACCAGGACCAAATATTTGGTTGCCCAGGACCTGCCCCTCTCCCAGTTCACCGTCACCCTGCG GACGCGGCTCTGCCTGGCCTCTTCCCAGACCTTCTTCCTGCTGGTGAACGACAAGGGTCTGCCCAACATGGCCATCACCATGCAGGAGCTGTACCGGGACCACAGGGATGAGGATGGCTTCCTCTACCTGACCTACGCTTCCCAGGAAATGTTTGGTGCTTCCTCCAGTGCCGCCTCGTGGGAAGTGTCTGGCGGTGCTTCCTCCCTCACCGCCTCCTCCAATGCCTTGCAGGAAGTGTCCAGCAGCGCTTCCTCCAACACCTCCCCCAGTGCCTTGCAGGAAGCTTCTGGTGGCGCTTCCTCCCTCACTGCCTCCTCCCACGCCACCTCCCAGGAAGCGTCCGGTGATGCTTCCTCCAATGACTCTTCCTCCTAG